The Osmerus eperlanus chromosome 12, fOsmEpe2.1, whole genome shotgun sequence genome has a segment encoding these proteins:
- the rpl38 gene encoding 60S ribosomal protein L38, which translates to MPRKIEEIKDFLLTARRKDAKSVKIKKNKDNVKFKVRCSRYLYTLVITDKEKAEKLKQSLPPGLAVKELK; encoded by the exons ATG CCGCGAAAAAttgaagaaatcaaagatttcCTGCTGACGGCCAGGAGGAAGGATGCCAAGT CCGTCAAGATCAAGAAGAACAAGGACAATGTCAAATTCAAGGTGCGCTGCAGCAGGTACCTGTACACCCTGGTCATCACCGACAAGGAGAAGGCTGAGAAGCTCAAACAGTCCCTGCCACCAG GTCTGGCTGTGAAGGAGCTGAAGTAA